A DNA window from Brassica napus cultivar Da-Ae chromosome C1, Da-Ae, whole genome shotgun sequence contains the following coding sequences:
- the LOC111207800 gene encoding vacuolar-processing enzyme delta-isozyme-like, protein MSFLGHFQVFIFLCALLLFSAESRKTQLFDTESSADDGAEHENYGDKVDARDIPLLYLETKIQNAPVGSPQRQEAQKNLLEEINHRKQIDQNIIEILRLSLKQTDVLDLLTSTRTTGQPVVDDWDCYKTLVKSFKNQCGAKMEYDMKYAGALANICNMGVDVKQSVAAIEEACAH, encoded by the exons ATGTCTTTTCTTggtcattttcaagtttttatttttctttgtgctcttcttcttttctcagCAGAATCTCGCAAAACCCAACTATTTGATACAGAATCTAGCGCTGATGATGGTGCAGAACACGAAAACTATGGGGATAAG GTCGATGCGCGAGATATCCCTCTGTTATATCTCGAGACGAAG ATTCAAAACGCTCCTGTGGGGTCACCTCAAAGACAAGAAGCTCAGAAGAATCTGCTTGAGGAAATAAATCACAGGAAACAAATCGATCAGAACATTATAGAGATTCTTAGACTTTCACTCAAACAAACCGATGTCTTAGATCTCTTAACTTCCACAAGAACAACAGGACAACCTGTTGTAGATGATTGGGACTGCTACAAGACTCTG GTTAAAAGTTTCAAGAATCAATGTGGAGCAAAGATGGAATACGATATGAAGTATGCAGGAGCACTTGCCAATATCTGCAATATGGGAGTGGATGTGAAGCAAAGTGTTGCAGCTATTGAAGAAGCTTGTGCCCATTAA
- the LOC111207801 gene encoding vacuolar-processing enzyme delta-isozyme-like produces MSFLGHLQVIVFLYALLLFSAESRKTQLFDTESSADDGAEHENYGDKVDARDIPLLYLETKIQNAPVGSPQRQEAQKNLLEEINHRKQIDQNIIEILRLSLKQTDVLDLLTSTRTTGQPVVDDWDCYKTLVKSFKNQCGAKMEYDMKYAGALANICNMGVDVKQSVAAIEEACAH; encoded by the exons ATGTCTTTTCTTGGTCATTTACAagttattgtttttctttatgctcttcttcttttctcagCAGAATCCCGCAAAACCCAACTATTTGATACAGAATCTAGCGCTGATGATGGTGCAGAACACGAAAACTATGGGGATAAG GTCGATGCGCGAGATATCCCTCTGTTATATCTCGAGACGAAG ATTCAAAACGCTCCTGTGGGGTCACCTCAAAGACAAGAAGCTCAGAAGAATCTGCTTGAGGAAATAAATCACAGGAAACAAATCGATCAGAACATTATAGAGATTCTTAGACTTTCACTCAAACAAACCGATGTCTTAGATCTCTTAACTTCCACAAGAACAACAGGACAACCTGTTGTAGATGATTGGGACTGCTACAAGACTCTG GTTAAAAGTTTCAAGAATCAATGTGGAGCAAAGATGGAATACGATATGAAGTATGCAGGAGCACTTGCCAATATCTGCAATATGGGAGTGGATGTGAAGCAAAGTGTTGCAGCTATTGAAGAAGCTTGTGCCCATTAA
- the LOC125580022 gene encoding vacuolar-processing enzyme delta-isozyme-like, whose protein sequence is MCLFLMFHYIFISQIQNAPVGSPQRQEAQKNLLEEINHRKQIDQKIIEILRLSLKQTDVLDLLTSTRTTGQPVVDDWDCYWTLVKSFKNQCGAKMEYDMKYAGALANICNMGVDVKKSVAAIEEACAH, encoded by the exons ATGTGtctgtttttgatgtttcactATATATTTATCTCTCAGATTCAAAACGCTCCTGTGGGGTCACCTCAAAGACAAGAAGCTCAGAAGAATCTGCTTGAGGAAATAAATCACAGGAAACAAATCGATCAGAAGATTATAGAGATTCTTAGACTTTCACTCAAACAAACCGATGTATTAGATCTCTTAACTTCCACAAGAACAACAGGACAACCTGTTGTAGATGATTGGGACTGCTACTGGACTCTG GTTAAAAGTTTCAAGAATCAATGTGGAGCAAAGATGGAATACGATATGAAGTATGCAGGAGCACTTGCCAATATCTGCAATATGGGAGTGGATGTGAAGAAAAGTGTTGCAGCTATTGAAGAAGCTTGTGCCCATTAA